Proteins encoded together in one Juglans regia cultivar Chandler chromosome 9, Walnut 2.0, whole genome shotgun sequence window:
- the LOC109009723 gene encoding germin-like protein 11-1 yields MASASPPSPPLQDNVDSQLRSHRADLATPARGPRRHQPLHRMTSLPATTMATMMTFTGFLRRPTRTLRLPSSPPRMWMMMKMVGFLFRMAPFCHRLTRCVRKGPNCASRCGKQTVFLNGFTCKNPANVSASDFKTSNLNHVGNTDNFYRSSVTIVTAADFPGLNTLGLSIARTDLDVDGLVMAHSHPRASEMLFVNKGVVIVGFIDTGSKVFQKLLKEGDVFVFPRGLLHYCFNVGYDLATMFSVFNSQNPGMVSVADAMFEQLDSDLKDKLVRRLISLPGPKG; encoded by the exons ATGGCATCAGCATCTCCGCCATCACCGCCTCTACAGGACAACGTCGACAGCCAGCTCCGAAGCCATCGAGCAGATCTAGCAACACCAGCGCGGGGCCCTCGCCGTCACCAACCGCTCCATCGGATGACCTCACTGCCAGCCACCACTATGGCTACAATGATGACATTTACGGGATTCCTGCGCAGGCCAACCCGGACTTTGCGTCTCCCTTCGAGTCCACCGCGAAtgtggatgatgatgaagatggtgGGGTTTTTGTTCCGGATGGCCCCGTTCTGCCACCGCCTGACGAGATGCGTGAGGAAGGGTCCAAACTGCGCGAGTAGATGTG GAAAACAAACAGTCTTCCTCAATGGCTTCACTTGCAAGAATCCAGCCAACGTTAGTGCTTCGGATTTCAAGACCTCAAATCTGAACCACGTCGGCAATACAGACAACTTTTATCGTTCATCAGTGACCATTGTCACTGCTGCAGATTTTCCGGGCCTGAATACACTTGGCCTCTCAATTGCTAGAACTGACCTAGATGTGGATGGTCTGGTGATGGCCCATTCCCACCCAAGAGCTTCTGAGATGCTATTTGTCAACAAAGGTGTTGTTATTGTCGGATTTATCGATACAGGAAGCAAAGTGTTCCAAAAACTTCTTAAAGAAGGTGATGTATTTGTGTTTCCCCGGGGGCTGCTCCACTATTGCTTTAATGTTGGATACGATCTCGCTACTATGTTCTCAGTGTTTAATAGCCAGAATCCAGGGATGGTAAGCGTCGCTGATGCCATGTTCGAGCAGCTTGATTCAGATTTAAAAGATAAGTTAGTGAGGCGACTAATCTCTCTTCCTGGACCCAAAGGTTAA